The window GTCAACGCCTCGGTGCACGGCCCGCACCTGCCCGGCGAGCCGTCGTACAGCGAGCACTACTATTCCATCTGCCCCTTCCTCGACTGGCCGGTAGGCCAGGTGGCCAGCGCCGACCAGGTGATGGGCACCGAGGTCTGGCTGGAGCATGAGTTCTACCGTCAGTACCTGGCGCCGCTAGACCTGCGCTATGTGCTGGTCGCCCACATGCGCACGCCCGGCGGCATGCACTGCGCGCTATTTGCCTGCCGCGGCCCCGAGGGCGAAGACTTCAACGAGGCGGAGCGGGCCCTGGTGCGCCTGCTGCTGCCGCACCTGCAACAAGCCGTGGACCTGCATTCCACGGTGGACCAGCTGGAATCCGAACGCCGCCTCTATGCCCTGACCATCGACCGCCTGCTGGTGGGCACGGCGATCCTCGATACCCAGGGCCGGCTGATGCGCTGCAATGACGCCGCGCAGCGCCTGCTCGACAGCCGCGACGGCCTGGAATGCCGGCAGGAACGCCTGCACGCCTTCGCCCGCCAGGACAACCGCAACCTGCAGAGCGCCGTCCAGGCACTGCTGCAACGGCGTGAGGGAGCGGACGATGTGGAAGTTCTGGCGCTATCCCGGCCCAGCGGCGGGATGCCGCTGAACCTGCTGCTGCGGCCCCTGGCGCTGAACCACGAAAGCCACGGCGAGGCCCGCCAGCCGGCGCTGGTGGTGTTCATCCGCAACCCGGCCGACTCGCCCCGCGCCTCGCGTACCCTGCTGCGCAGCCTGTTCCAGCTGACCCGCACGGAAACCGAGGTGGCGATGCAGATGATGGACGGCCTGACCCTCGACGAGACCGCCGATGCCCTGGGCGTATCGCGCAATACCGTGCGTGCGCACCTGCGCGGCGTGTTCGCCAAGACCGGCGTGACGCGCCAGGCG of the Pseudomonas sp. PSE14 genome contains:
- a CDS encoding LuxR C-terminal-related transcriptional regulator; the protein is MNPSTPDSQALCARAGIDAAALGELLDLVYRGPQESTPWASLLEHLRQRCGASYFTLVLRNPAQQRPGLIVNASVHGPHLPGEPSYSEHYYSICPFLDWPVGQVASADQVMGTEVWLEHEFYRQYLAPLDLRYVLVAHMRTPGGMHCALFACRGPEGEDFNEAERALVRLLLPHLQQAVDLHSTVDQLESERRLYALTIDRLLVGTAILDTQGRLMRCNDAAQRLLDSRDGLECRQERLHAFARQDNRNLQSAVQALLQRREGADDVEVLALSRPSGGMPLNLLLRPLALNHESHGEARQPALVVFIRNPADSPRASRTLLRSLFQLTRTETEVAMQMMDGLTLDETADALGVSRNTVRAHLRGVFAKTGVTRQAELVKTLLNSVASLA